The DNA sequence GCGGGATCTGGGCGGAGTGCTCGCCGGGGAGCTGTACGCCCGCGGCGTCGACGGGGTGCGCATTCTGGTGGTGGCCTCCGGGGAGCGCAGCGGTCTGCCCAACGCCGGGCCGACCGACCGCGTGCTGGCCCGGGGCGACCTCATCCGCGTGGACATCATCGCCCACCGCCGCGGCTACTACTCGGACGTCGCGCGGACGGCGGTCGTCGGCGAGCCCACGGCGCGGCAGCGCGAGGTCTGGGCGCGAATCGTCGAGACCCATCGCGCTCTGCTGGCCATGGTGCGCCCGGGTGTCCGCACCTCTACGCTGTACGCCGAGTTCGCGCGGCGGTTCCAGCAGGCCGGTTTCCCCGTGTCGTCCTTCGTCGGTCACGGCCTGGGCCTGCACCTGCACGAGGAGCCACTGATCGGATTCGTGGGCGACACCGTCCTCCAGCCCGGCATGGTCCTGTGCATCGAGCCCTTTATCTTCGCGGACGGTTACGGGTACCAGCTGGAAGACGAGCTGCTGGTCACGGCGGAGGGCTACGAGCTGTTTACCGACGCCGTGGACACGAGCCGGTTGCTGACCACGGCCTAGGAGGCGATCGATGAAGATCACCCGGATCGAGACGTTCCGCGTCGGACTGCCCCGGCGACGCGTGCACCGCTGGGCGTTCAACAACGTCCCCGCCGGCAGCGACTACGTCATCGTCCGCGTCACCTCCGACGATGGGATCAGGGGATTGGGCGAGGCGCCCGCTCTGCCGGACTGGGGCGGCGACTA is a window from the Armatimonadota bacterium genome containing:
- a CDS encoding Xaa-Pro peptidase family protein; the protein is MAQVHEIIRRQREAVQREQWRASIAVSPENVAYTAGFVVPSQPVIRHRHACCIVTPEREAMLTVDMEFSTARRLSRIADVRKWKEFAERPMAVLASTLTELGIRRGRVGIELHYLPAADYAELVRLLPEVEWVGNEAWFAHLRMVKTAEEIAALREVGRLADEVHAAAYRQVGAGMTERDLGGVLAGELYARGVDGVRILVVASGERSGLPNAGPTDRVLARGDLIRVDIIAHRRGYYSDVARTAVVGEPTARQREVWARIVETHRALLAMVRPGVRTSTLYAEFARRFQQAGFPVSSFVGHGLGLHLHEEPLIGFVGDTVLQPGMVLCIEPFIFADGYGYQLEDELLVTAEGYELFTDAVDTSRLLTTA